A genome region from Clostridia bacterium includes the following:
- a CDS encoding type II toxin-antitoxin system prevent-host-death family antitoxin codes for MGSEFVNTRDLKNRTTELLRKAEGGKVLIITRRGKPVATLKMYSPQDVIGAGSTSIYEQIKENIAEKYPALKKMSTKELRDEFESTSKKVRGFDSWEEMDRALKGDPYGLSR; via the coding sequence ATGGGCTCCGAGTTTGTTAATACTAGGGATCTCAAGAATCGCACCACAGAATTGCTCCGAAAGGCGGAGGGTGGGAAGGTGTTGATCATTACTAGGAGGGGGAAGCCAGTGGCCACATTAAAAATGTACTCGCCACAAGATGTTATCGGGGCTGGGTCCACCAGCATCTATGAACAAATTAAGGAGAATATAGCCGAGAAATATCCAGCTTTAAAAAAGATGTCGACAAAAGAGCTGAGGGACGAGTTTGAATCTACTTCAAAAAAGGTAAGGGGTTTTGATTCCTGGGAGGAAATGGATAGAGCCCTTAAAGGAGATCCTTATGGTCTTAGTAGATAG
- a CDS encoding mandelate racemase/muconate lactonizing enzyme family protein, which yields MKIARVALYHVSIPCPAPFYPTWIPGYPQTHNTFDLIRLTTDEGIEGWSAGAAMGREREGLGDLIGAYLIGLDPTNIDLVHQRLKEASYLGWRNYWIEPAFWDIIGKAKGQPVYELLGGKARRLPVYCSTGELHSPEQRAEEALQIKAKGFKGIKLRVKSPHFQDDVAQLRAVREALGSDYLIAVDANQGWRVTIVDDIPAWTWERAAEFAKACEDYQIAWLEEPLDARDYDGLAHLRTKARTKIAGGELNYGWDELKIMLEKQSLDIYQPDATFAGGIATARRVMQACRERGLGFSPHTWTNGIGFYINQQVMLADPENDLPLEYPYEPPGWVPEVRDGILTEPIKVDYDGTVDPPTAPGLGFSIDMEKLKRYGKKFYETSQAGLAINLIRSKGLRQALPLMMKKRQEGKGQKV from the coding sequence ATGAAAATTGCGCGGGTTGCCCTCTATCACGTTTCTATACCTTGTCCAGCTCCTTTTTATCCGACCTGGATTCCTGGTTATCCCCAGACCCACAATACTTTTGATCTGATCCGCCTGACTACTGACGAGGGCATTGAGGGGTGGAGCGCAGGAGCGGCCATGGGGCGTGAGCGGGAAGGGTTGGGCGACCTCATCGGCGCTTATCTAATTGGGCTTGACCCCACCAACATCGACTTAGTTCACCAGCGATTGAAAGAAGCTTCATATCTGGGATGGCGTAACTACTGGATCGAGCCAGCTTTTTGGGATATAATCGGCAAGGCCAAGGGCCAGCCGGTTTACGAGCTGTTGGGCGGCAAGGCCCGGCGCCTTCCGGTTTACTGTTCCACCGGAGAGTTGCATTCGCCCGAGCAGCGGGCAGAAGAAGCCCTCCAGATCAAGGCCAAGGGATTTAAGGGGATCAAGCTCCGGGTCAAATCGCCCCACTTCCAGGATGATGTGGCCCAGCTGCGGGCGGTTCGGGAAGCCTTGGGATCGGACTACCTGATTGCCGTAGATGCCAACCAGGGTTGGCGGGTGACCATCGTTGACGATATTCCCGCCTGGACCTGGGAGCGAGCGGCAGAATTTGCCAAGGCTTGCGAGGATTATCAAATAGCCTGGCTGGAGGAACCCCTGGACGCCCGGGATTATGATGGCTTAGCCCACCTGCGCACCAAGGCCAGGACCAAGATTGCCGGGGGCGAGCTCAATTATGGCTGGGATGAACTTAAAATCATGCTGGAAAAGCAAAGTTTAGACATTTACCAGCCCGATGCCACCTTTGCCGGGGGCATTGCTACTGCCCGTCGGGTGATGCAGGCCTGCCGGGAACGAGGACTAGGGTTTTCGCCCCATACCTGGACCAACGGCATTGGCTTTTACATTAACCAGCAAGTGATGCTGGCCGACCCAGAGAACGATCTGCCCCTGGAGTACCCTTATGAACCTCCAGGCTGGGTACCTGAGGTTCGAGATGGGATTCTTACTGAGCCTATAAAGGTGGACTATGATGGAACGGTGGATCCACCTACGGCGCCAGGCCTGGGCTTCAGCATTGATATGGAGAAGCTCAAGCGCTACGGCAAGAAATTCTATGAAACTAGCCAAGCCGGGCTGGCCATCAACCTTATCCGCTCCAAAGGCTTGCGCCAGGCCCTGCCGCTGATGATGAAAAAACGGCAGGAAGGTAAAGGCCAAAAGGTTTAG